Proteins encoded by one window of Deltaproteobacteria bacterium:
- a CDS encoding class I SAM-dependent methyltransferase — MSIGAVPWWKRLFVGAYQRFRPRTSSDINREVDFVLRHLRIFPGGRFLDVGCGSGEHAIQIAARGYDVTGIDIAPQLIWRAQKKGRGRRIRFRVCDMRRLDYFEKFDAVTSIFTSFGYFDDRENQVVLQGMRRALRKGGRLYLDIVNGDWLKTHLRKIVRMKRGNLILQRSERWDEENNRVLGKWIFKRKGRLEKRVEVALRAYRRPEIDRLLHENHFRIEAVFGDVDGTPFSLTSRRIIVVATAI; from the coding sequence ATGAGCATAGGCGCAGTTCCTTGGTGGAAGCGGCTGTTCGTAGGGGCTTACCAGAGGTTTCGACCTCGAACCTCTTCAGACATTAATCGTGAGGTTGACTTCGTGTTGAGGCACCTTCGAATCTTCCCCGGCGGACGGTTCCTTGATGTGGGGTGTGGAAGCGGGGAACATGCCATCCAGATCGCCGCCCGGGGATATGATGTGACGGGAATTGACATCGCACCACAACTGATTTGGCGGGCTCAAAAGAAAGGGAGAGGCCGTCGGATACGATTTCGCGTCTGTGATATGAGGCGGCTGGATTATTTTGAAAAGTTTGATGCCGTCACCAGCATCTTTACCTCTTTTGGTTATTTTGACGACCGGGAGAATCAAGTCGTTCTTCAGGGAATGAGGCGAGCACTGAGGAAGGGGGGGCGGCTTTATCTCGATATTGTCAACGGAGATTGGTTAAAGACCCACTTGAGAAAAATCGTCAGAATGAAAAGGGGGAATCTCATCCTGCAACGATCGGAGAGATGGGACGAGGAAAACAATCGTGTCTTAGGAAAATGGATTTTTAAAAGAAAGGGGCGCCTGGAAAAGAGGGTGGAGGTCGCACTTCGAGCCTATCGCCGGCCTGAAATCGATAGACTTCTTCATGAGAATCACTTCCGCATTGAGGCTGTTTTTGGTGATGTTGATGGAACCCCATTTTCATTGACTTCTCGACGAATCATTGTTGTGGCAACAGCCATCTGA
- a CDS encoding ATP-binding cassette domain-containing protein, with product MPITSELKLFWKYARELRPYFFPLSVSFLSDAFSIVLEMISPLLSILIFDYAYVQRNLSLLTATLLAGLAIYFVRFFFSSATDYNHLYIDQTYTASLSSKLLGKILRLPVHSQSKSNLGDLTVRIMDDTDLAAGMIVNTLSVLFASSFQWILFLTLVLLIDPILSLLALAAVPLYALETHFYAGRLGELQNDIQLKNSAIYDGLQERLGNLKTIKAFSREEDETHKFSHLLFSRVRLGLKEKIISIISTFTNSITLQVWGTAVFWVIGYEVIQGKLSIGQAVALGGYLPLMEEPIRQLANLYTQLKIGIVSLRRVDDLFIKEEERKRSETPLEQEEGFMTGEGPIDFKQVSFSYEPTFPILKNLTLQIPPHSSLAIVGESGSGKSTLFNLLIRFYDPSQGIILINGHRIQDLKLQLLRNKIGVVFQEISLFSRTIRENIVYGNPQATESEIIEAAKMAGAHDFIERLPNRYDTFLEQAGQGLSGGQRQRIAIARALLHKPKILILDEATNALDAESEFVIQETIHRCKKRMTIVFVAHRLSSVRSFDQIITLQKGEIVEQGSFKELMDKKGVFFTLYTLQFSSLEEFFQRLNMETERTRRYKQDLSALIFEVKEYATLLHTLETKDLARLMERMNLFIRRYLRIMDFSSVFQENRIVVALPETDTEGAIQFGKRIQERLKEEEIPLDQKSFSLSLSFGTATSFGSNPVLPELLLEKADDSLLSQTTKQEGTVFL from the coding sequence ATGCCCATCACCTCCGAACTCAAACTGTTCTGGAAATACGCCCGAGAGCTCCGACCGTATTTTTTTCCGCTCAGTGTAAGTTTCCTCTCAGACGCTTTTTCGATTGTTCTGGAGATGATTTCCCCTCTTCTCTCTATCCTGATCTTTGATTACGCATACGTTCAGAGAAATCTCTCCCTCTTGACCGCCACCCTTCTAGCAGGACTAGCAATCTATTTTGTCCGATTTTTCTTCTCTTCGGCTACCGATTACAACCACCTCTATATCGATCAGACATACACAGCGAGTCTCTCGTCAAAACTCCTTGGAAAAATCCTTCGTCTTCCCGTCCATTCCCAGTCAAAGAGCAATTTGGGTGATTTAACTGTTCGCATCATGGATGATACCGATCTTGCTGCTGGCATGATCGTCAATACGCTGTCTGTCCTCTTTGCTTCCTCGTTTCAATGGATCCTCTTCCTGACCCTGGTTTTGCTCATCGATCCCATTTTATCCTTGCTCGCCTTGGCGGCCGTGCCTCTTTACGCCTTGGAAACCCACTTTTATGCCGGTCGGCTCGGTGAGCTTCAAAATGATATCCAACTCAAAAACTCAGCGATTTACGACGGGCTCCAGGAACGACTGGGGAATCTGAAGACAATCAAGGCATTTTCCCGAGAAGAGGATGAGACCCACAAGTTTAGTCATCTGCTGTTTAGCCGGGTCCGGTTGGGACTGAAAGAGAAGATTATCTCCATCATTTCAACATTTACCAACTCGATCACCCTACAAGTTTGGGGAACAGCTGTCTTTTGGGTCATCGGTTATGAGGTGATTCAAGGCAAGCTCTCGATCGGTCAGGCGGTTGCGTTAGGAGGGTATCTCCCCCTTATGGAGGAGCCAATTCGGCAGTTGGCTAATCTTTATACACAACTCAAGATAGGTATCGTCTCCCTGCGGCGCGTAGATGACCTTTTTATAAAGGAGGAGGAGAGAAAGCGATCTGAAACCCCGCTGGAGCAAGAAGAAGGCTTTATGACAGGGGAAGGGCCAATCGACTTTAAACAGGTCTCTTTCTCTTATGAGCCAACCTTCCCCATTCTTAAAAACCTCACTCTACAAATCCCTCCCCACTCTTCGCTGGCGATTGTTGGAGAGAGCGGTTCAGGAAAATCAACCCTTTTTAATCTGCTGATCCGTTTTTATGACCCCTCTCAAGGGATTATTCTGATCAACGGACACCGTATCCAGGATCTCAAGCTTCAGTTATTAAGAAACAAGATCGGTGTCGTTTTTCAGGAGATATCTCTCTTTTCACGGACGATCCGAGAAAATATTGTCTATGGAAACCCTCAAGCGACAGAATCAGAAATAATCGAAGCAGCCAAAATGGCGGGGGCCCATGATTTTATTGAAAGACTCCCGAACAGGTATGACACATTTTTAGAACAGGCCGGCCAAGGCCTGTCCGGAGGCCAAAGACAGCGGATTGCGATTGCCAGGGCCCTCCTTCATAAACCAAAAATTCTCATTCTGGACGAAGCGACAAATGCCTTGGATGCCGAGAGTGAATTTGTTATTCAAGAAACAATTCACCGATGTAAAAAAAGAATGACCATCGTTTTTGTCGCGCATCGCCTGTCATCTGTGAGGTCTTTTGACCAAATTATCACCCTCCAAAAAGGAGAGATCGTTGAGCAAGGTTCTTTCAAAGAACTGATGGATAAGAAAGGTGTTTTTTTTACTCTCTACACCCTTCAATTCAGCAGTCTGGAGGAATTCTTTCAGCGACTCAACATGGAAACCGAAAGAACACGACGATACAAGCAGGATTTGTCGGCCTTGATCTTTGAGGTAAAGGAATATGCTACTTTGTTACACACTCTGGAAACAAAAGATTTAGCTCGACTGATGGAGAGGATGAATCTTTTTATCCGACGTTACTTAAGAATCATGGATTTTTCATCGGTCTTTCAAGAAAACCGAATTGTCGTGGCACTACCAGAGACTGACACTGAGGGGGCCATTCAATTTGGCAAGAGGATTCAAGAACGACTCAAAGAGGAGGAAATACCTCTCGATCAAAAATCTTTTTCCTTGTCTCTCTCTTTTGGGACAGCCACAAGCTTTGGATCGAACCCTGTTTTACCTGAACTCCTCTTAGAAAAGGCAGATGATTCCCTACTTTCCCAAACGACCAAACAGGAAGGGACTGTTTTTTTATGA